Below is a genomic region from Fischerella sp. PCC 9605.
CGCAAAACAGCGATATCACAGCTAATGCTGGCACGGGTCAGGGAGGCAGGGTGGATATCAAATCTAATGGTATTTTTGGGCTAGTGCCACGCAGTCGACAAGACCTTGAACGACTTTTGAATACGACCAATCCCGATGAATTAGATCCAATAAATCTACTTACCAATGACATCACTGCCATTTCCCAACAAAATCCATCTTTGAGCGGTACTGTTACAATCAACACCCCAGATGTTGACCCCAGCCAAGGATTAACAGAATTACCGGAGAATGTCGCAGACCCAACAGAGCAAATCGCTCAAAACCCCTGTCAAATAGGGGTTGGTAGTGAATTTACTATCACCGGACGTGGCGGTTTGCCTGCTAATCCCAATCAAAACCTCAGCCATAACAACGCTCGTGTTGACTTAGTAGAACCTGCTACCAGTACAAGCAGTTCCCAAAGTGCAACTATTAATCAGCCGATCGCTTCTACAACTGCCAAACGGATTGTTCCTGCTCAAGGATGGGTGTTGAACAACAAAGGCGAGGTAGTGCTTGTTGCCTACGATCCCACTGCTACCAATCTGACTCAACGCAGTTTGGGAAAAATAGCTGCTTGCCCTGCCCCTTTTTAAAAGTTATAAATTTTCCAATTTCAGGAGGTGTTTAATCAAAAACAGAGGAACAGGGTACTACTGTATATCAATCATATGCGATCGCTCTTTTTTATCACCTTAACCATAACAACTTTAAGCAGTCTTGCACCTCTTTCTACTGCTACAGCACAAATCACACCAGACAACAGTCTTGGTGCCGAAAGTTCTGTTGTCACTGGCGATGTCATCAATGATATTCCCAGCGATCGCATAGAAGGTGGTGCGATTCGCAACTCAAATCTTTTTCACAGTTTTCAGGAATTCAATGTTGGTGAAAATAGAGGAGCTTATTTTTCCAATCCGGCTGGCATTACTAACATTCTCACTCGCGTCACAGGCGCTAATCCTTCTAACATTCTCGGTAGACTCGGTGTCTTAGGTGACGCCAATCTGTTCTTGATTAATCCCAAAGGAATTTTCTTCGGGCCAAATGCCCGTTTAGATTTGAAAGGTTCATTTTTAGCGAGTACAGCCGATAGTCTCGTATTTGATAACAATTTTGAATTTAGCGCCACCAACCCACAAACACCGCCACTTTTAACCGTAAATATTCCCATTGGCTTGCGATTTCGGGATAATCCGGGGAGTATTACCATCGGGGATAATCAGGAAAATCCAACACCTGAATCGCCTACTCTTCTTGAAGTTCAGCCACAAAAAACTTTGGCGCTAGTAGGCGGTGAGATTAACTTAAATGGTCAGAGACTAAGAGCACCTGGAGGACGAATTGAGTTAGGAGGATTACAAGCTGCGGGAACAGTGGGAATAAATAATGATGGCAGTTTAAGTTTTCCCGATGGAGTGGAACGAGCAGATGTATCTATTAATGCATCGGAAGTGGATGTTACCAGTGGAGGGGGAGGAAGTATTGCGATTAATGCTGGGAATATCAATATCCTCGGTGGTAGTGACATTTGTGCTGGGATTGGCGCAGATGGGGCTTGTGGCGGACTAGCATCAGATTTTGGTTCTGTGGGAAGTCAAGCAGGAGACATCACGCTGAATGCTTTGGAAAATATCACGATCGCCGATCCATTCAGCGATATTAACAATCGGGTGAATGCTAATGCAGTTGGTAACGGTGGCAACATCAATATCCAGGCTAGATCATTGTCTTTAACAAATGGTGGAAGAATAAGTTCCAGCACCTTTGGACAGGGAAATGCAGGCACAGTAAATATAAATACTAGTGATACTGTCTCCTTGGATGGTGGAAATAGCGGAAGTTTTATATCCAATAATGTAGGGCGTGGTGCTGTTGGTAACAGTGGGGAGATAAATATCACAACAGGTTCACTATTTGTCACCAATGGTGGTCAAATACAATCCGGTATAAATGGAGGAGGAGAGGGAAATTCAGGAAAAGTAAAAATTGTAACTCGTGATACTGCTTCTTTTGATGGACGCAGACAGGGCAGATTTCCTAGCGGTATCTTCACTGATGTAGAAGAAAATGGTAAGGGAAATACTGCCGGTATTGATATCAGCACAGGCTCTCTTTTCATTACTAATCGCGCTCAATTAGTTAGCACTACTCAAGGAAGAGGAAATCCAGGAAATATCGTTATAAACGCTCAAGACCAAGTTTCTTTAATAAACTCCATTATTATTAGCGAAGTCACCGAGAAAACTGGTGTGGGCAATGGGGGGGACATAAAAATAACGACTGGTTCTCTGATACTTAACGATGCTTCAGCATTACTTGCGGATTCAGAGAATATAGGGAACGCAGGCAATATTATTATTGATGCTCGTGACTCTGTAATTCTTGAAGGTCAAGGCCCTAGCGCTGGTGATATTAATCTGACTGTTCCCAGTCAAATTAGTACCACTGTCGAGAGCATAGAATCTACAACTACGGGCGAGGGAGGTAATATTAGTATCTCCACAGGATTGCTCTCCATTAAAGATCGAGGATTTATAACTTCCTTTACCGAAGGAAAGGGAAATGCAGGTGATATAACCATTAATGCCCGTGATATTCAACTCAACGACAATAGCATCTTGAATAGTGGTGTGAGAGCAGGAGGTGAAGGAAAAGGCGGTGACATTAATATCAGGACTAATTCACTTTCTTTAAGAAATGGCTCTCAGATTAATTCTTTGATTTTTGGGCAAACAAGAGATAATCGGGGGAATATCATTCCTGCTGGTCGGGGAGAAGCTGGAAACATTACAATTAATGCTTCTGATCGCATCATCCTTTCTGGAGTTAGTGCTAATGGTTCTTCCAGTGGATTATTTGCTCTCACACAAACAGGAACATCAGGTTCAGCAGGAGATATTTCTGTTCAAACTGATAACCTGAGAATTACAGACGGTGCAGTTATCAATGCTACTACTTCCAATGCTAGTGATGGCGGCAATATTTTCATTAATGCGAGAAACTTTGAAGCACTCAATGGTGGACGAGTAGTTACAGCAACTCGCAGTACTGGTAACGCTGGGACAATAACATTTAAAGTTACAGAAGATATGACTATTTCTGGCTTTAATGGGGAATTTGCCAGCGGTATCTTTGCCAACACATTTGAAGGTTCCACAGGAAAAGGCGGTAGCATTTTCATCGACCCCAAACAAGTCACAATCAAAGATGCTGGAACTGTCACAGCAACCAGTGCTGGTACGGGAGAGGCTGGTAATATAACGCTTGAAGCTGATAATCTTACCCTGGATAGGGGAACAATCACTGCTGAAAGCGGTAGGGCCGCAGGCGGTAATATAAAATTAGATATTAAAGATTTATTGTTACTGCGTCGTAACAGTCAAATATCTGCCACTGCTGGCAGAGAGCAAGGTGGCGGCGATGGCGGCAATGTCAATATTAACACTGGCTTTCTCGTAGCTTTCCCCAAGGAAAATAGCGATATCACAGCAAACGCATTTACTGGTAGTGGGGGTAGAGTCGATATCCAAGCAGAGGCTATCTTTGGCATTGAACCACGCGATCGCCCTACATCATTGAGTGATATTACCGCTAGTTCGGAATTCGGTATATCTGGTACTGTCACCCTCAACACCCCAGATATTGACCCCAGCCAAGGATTAACAGAATTACCAGAGAATGTTACAGATCCGAGCGATCGCATTGCCGAAAATCCTTGCCAAAAAGGGGTTGGTAGTGAATTTATCATTACTGGACGTGGCGGTTTGCCAAGTAGTCCCAA
It encodes:
- a CDS encoding two-partner secretion domain-containing protein; the encoded protein is MRSLFFITLTITTLSSLAPLSTATAQITPDNSLGAESSVVTGDVINDIPSDRIEGGAIRNSNLFHSFQEFNVGENRGAYFSNPAGITNILTRVTGANPSNILGRLGVLGDANLFLINPKGIFFGPNARLDLKGSFLASTADSLVFDNNFEFSATNPQTPPLLTVNIPIGLRFRDNPGSITIGDNQENPTPESPTLLEVQPQKTLALVGGEINLNGQRLRAPGGRIELGGLQAAGTVGINNDGSLSFPDGVERADVSINASEVDVTSGGGGSIAINAGNINILGGSDICAGIGADGACGGLASDFGSVGSQAGDITLNALENITIADPFSDINNRVNANAVGNGGNINIQARSLSLTNGGRISSSTFGQGNAGTVNINTSDTVSLDGGNSGSFISNNVGRGAVGNSGEINITTGSLFVTNGGQIQSGINGGGEGNSGKVKIVTRDTASFDGRRQGRFPSGIFTDVEENGKGNTAGIDISTGSLFITNRAQLVSTTQGRGNPGNIVINAQDQVSLINSIIISEVTEKTGVGNGGDIKITTGSLILNDASALLADSENIGNAGNIIIDARDSVILEGQGPSAGDINLTVPSQISTTVESIESTTTGEGGNISISTGLLSIKDRGFITSFTEGKGNAGDITINARDIQLNDNSILNSGVRAGGEGKGGDINIRTNSLSLRNGSQINSLIFGQTRDNRGNIIPAGRGEAGNITINASDRIILSGVSANGSSSGLFALTQTGTSGSAGDISVQTDNLRITDGAVINATTSNASDGGNIFINARNFEALNGGRVVTATRSTGNAGTITFKVTEDMTISGFNGEFASGIFANTFEGSTGKGGSIFIDPKQVTIKDAGTVTATSAGTGEAGNITLEADNLTLDRGTITAESGRAAGGNIKLDIKDLLLLRRNSQISATAGREQGGGDGGNVNINTGFLVAFPKENSDITANAFTGSGGRVDIQAEAIFGIEPRDRPTSLSDITASSEFGISGTVTLNTPDIDPSQGLTELPENVTDPSDRIAENPCQKGVGSEFIITGRGGLPSSPNQILSNDNILVDLVEPTTSTSSSQGANINLSITSPSAKRIVPAQGWVLNNKDEVVLVAYDPTATNLTQRSLGKTAACLAPF